A DNA window from Theobroma cacao cultivar B97-61/B2 chromosome 5, Criollo_cocoa_genome_V2, whole genome shotgun sequence contains the following coding sequences:
- the LOC108662326 gene encoding uncharacterized N-acetyltransferase p20-like, which produces MEIDLSKITLRPFKLEDADDFLSFASDEQVTRHLRWKTLTSKEEALTHIKDVCIPHPWRRSICIDDRSIGFVSIFPFSGDDRCRANFGFGVAVKYWGHGVATKAVKMAASQFFVDFPGVVRLEAFVDVDNKASQRVVEKAGFQKEGMLRKYAYLKGKLRDLYVFSLLSTDFPTAERGSK; this is translated from the coding sequence ATGGAGATTGACTTATCAAAGATTACTCTTCGTCCATTCAAGCTGGAGGATGCTGATGATTTTCTCTCGTTTGCCAGTGATGAACAAGTCACAAGACATCTTAGGTGGAAGACCTTGACTTCCAAGGAAGAAGCACTGACACACATCAAGGATGTATGCATACCACACCCATGGCGAAGATCAATATGCATCGACGACCGTTCAATCGGGTTCGTCTCGATCTTCCCCTTCTCCGGTGATGACAGGTGCAGGGCTAATTTCGGATTTGGAGTTGCAGTGAAGTACTGGGGACATGGGGTTGCTACAAAGGCAGTGAAAATGGCAGCGTCCCAATTTTTTGTTGACTTCCCTGGTGTGGTGAGGCTTGAAGCCTTTGTTGATGTGGACAACAAGGCCTCCCAAAGGGTTGTCGAGAAAgctgggttccaaaaggaggGGATGTTGAGGAAATATGCATATCTTAAAGGCAAACTTAGAGATTTGTATGTGTTTAGCCTTTTATCCACTGATTTTCCTACTGCTGAAAGGGGTTCAAAGTGA
- the LOC18600266 gene encoding probable RNA helicase SDE3 — MSASWKDGWDDECSVIGDKGEIGFIDFADDKSVQSYGLDEEGPVVISVPFPFTQKPQSILVGQTSKWPITLENTTSEPVELWGVRIFCSNPADSFTLSLMEPPSANSNFEHQQRFLEGYSLEDRVLQPHQTLTIWLSCKPKEMGLHTTVVHFDVDDNRIERVVFLLAEDNVSQSLASAVPYRRAPRRKQFAVDEYVVSSRPARPTSRGYKSKLSEYPIPKNLREIIENKHVPDVIAEGLTKENYAAFFSTLLVMEELHLEEEMRSHSMECVMMRRKGPQFVALEVPGLAERRPSLVHGDYVFAKTASGNSDHSVYQGYIYRVEADEVLLKFADKFHTLHWDGNLYNVQFTYNRVNMRRLYQAVEAAETLQDNILFPSQSTKRTLVKTAPFVPCSCTLNAEQMHSVEMILACKGAPPYVIYGPPGTGKTMTLVEAILQLYTRRKNSRILVCAASNSAADHILERLISNKNVEVKESEIFRLNAASRAYEDVLPDYIRFCYFEASLFKCPPQGALKRYRIIISTYMSSSLLYAEGVSRGHFSHIFLDEAGQASEPESMIPIANLCRKETVVVLAGDPKQLGPVIFSKDAEAFGLGKSYLERLFECESYYSEDDNFVTKLVRNYRCHPAILNLPSRLFYKGELIACKEDDSFSITSKVDLFPNKEFPVLFFGIQGCDEREGNNPSWFNRIEVSKVVDIINKLRASTDLNEADIGVIAPYRQQVLKIKTVLETWDLPDVKVGSVEQFQGQEREVIIVSTVRSTVKHNEFDRAHCLGFLSNPKRFNVAITRARSLLIIVGNPHIVCKDPYWEKLLWHCSENSSYQGCPPPEMQNHDYGESFSGTGLNNEEEDPCSKVEAWNCNFEAEAVPKIPKPVTEEAEGSDGWK, encoded by the exons ATGAGTGCAAGTTGGAAAGATGGTTGGGATGATGAATGCTCTGTCATAGGTGATAAGGGCGAGATCGGATTCATTGATTTTGCTGATGATAAGTCTGTGCAAAGTTATGGCCTAGATGAAGAGGGACCGGTTGTTATCTCAGTTCCATTTCCTTTCACTCAGAAGCCTCAATCCATTCTTGTTGGACAAACTTCCAAGTGGCCAATTACATTAGAGAACACCACTAGTGAGCCAGTAGAACTCTGGGGAGTGAGGATATTCTGCTCAAATCCAGCAGATTCCTTTACTTTGTCTCTAATGGAACCACCTTCAGCCAATTCAAACTTCGAACATCAGCAAAGGTTCTTAGAGGGATACTCTCTTGAGGATAGAGTACTTCAACCGCATCAGACTCTTACCATTTGGCTGTCTTGCAAACCAAAGGAGATGGGTTTGCACACAACTGTGGTACATTTTGACGTAGATGATAATAGGATTGAACGTGTGGTCTTTCTATTGGCTGAAGATAATGTCTCCCAGTCTCTGGCTTCTGCTGTACCATATAGAAGAGCTCCAAGAAGAAAGCAATTTGCCGTTGATGAGTATGTGGTTTCCTCTCGCCCTGCTAGACCAACATCCCGAGGATATAAATCTAAGCTTTCAGAATATCCAATCCCAAAAAATCTCAGAGAGATAATAGAGAATAAGCATGTGCCTGATGTCATTGCAGAAGGTTTGACAAAGGAGAATTATGCTGCTTTCTTCAGTACATTGCTTGTAATGGAAGAGCTGCATTTAGAG GAAGAAATGAGGTCTCATAGCATGGAATGTGTCATGATGAGGAGGAAAGGGCCGCAGTTTGTTGCTCTTGAGGTGCCTGGGCTAGCTGAGAGGAGGCCTTCACTTGTACATGGCGATTATGTATTTGCGAAGACTGCCTCTGGCAATTCAGATCATTCTGTATATCAG GGCTACATCTATCGCGTTGAGGCTGATGAAGTCCTCTTGAAATTTGCAGACAAATTTCACACCCTTCACTGGGATGGGAACTTATACAATGTTCAATTTACATATAACAGGGTGAACATGAGGAGGTTGTATCAGGCTGTTGAAGCAGCAGAGACTTTACAGGACAATATTCTCTTTCCATCTCAATCAACCAAAAGGACATTGGTTAAAACAGCCCCATTTGTACCTTGTAGCTGTACTCTGAATGCGGAGCAGATGCATTCTGTTGAGATGATACTTGCTTGCAAAGGAGCTCCTCCGTATGTGATTTATGGCCCCCCTGGCACTGGTAAAACCATGACTTTGGTGGAAGCAATTCTACAACTAtatacaagaagaaaaaatagtcGGATTCTTGTATGTGCTGCTTCAAATAGTGCTGCAGATCACATATTAGAAAGACTTATCAGTAACAAGAATGTGGAAGTTAAGGAGAGTGAAATATTTAGGCTAAATGCTGCTAGCCGTGCCTATGAGGATGTTCTTCCTGATTATATTCGCTTCTGCTACTTTGAGGCATCCCTTTTTAAATGTCCTCCACAAGGAGCCCTCAAGCGCTATAGAATTATCATATCAACTTATATGAGTTCATCTCTACTTTACGCAGAAGGTGTGAGTCGTGGTCATTTCTCCCACATTTTCCTTGATGAGGCAGGCCAAGCTTCAGAACCAGAAAGCATGATTCCTATAGCCAACCTTTGCCGGAAGGAAACTGTTGTTGTCCTTGCTGGAGATCCAAAGCAGCTTGGTCCTGTTATATTTTCGAAAGATGCAGAGGCTTTTGGATTGGGGAAATCGTATCTTGAAAGGCTTTTTGAGTGTGAATCCTACTACAGTGAAGATGATAACTTTGTAACAAAGTTAGTTAGGAACTATCGTTGTCATCCAGCAATTCTAAATCTCCCTTCAAGGCTTTTCTACAAAGGGGAGTTGATTGCATGTAAAGAGGATGATTCTTTCTCAATAACTTCTAAGGTGGATCTCTTTCCAAATAAAGAGTTTCCTGTTCTCTTCTTTGGCATTCAAGGCTGTGATGAGAGAGAAGGCAATAATCCATCATGGTTCAACCGAATTGAAGTAAGCAAGGTCGTTGACATCATCAATAAGTTAAGAGCAAGTACTGATCTAAATGAGGCAGATATTGGAGTAATAGCACCTTACAGACAGCAGGTCCTCAAGATCAAGACAGTGCTTGAAACCTGGGACTTGCCAGATGTAAAGGTTGGAAGTGTCGAACAATTTCAGGGTCAAGAGAGAGAGGTCATTATTGTATCTACAGTAAGGTCAACAGTCAAACATAATGAGTTTGACAGAGCTCACTGTCTTGGATTTCTCAGCAATCCAAAAAGGTTTAATGTTGCGATTACTCGGGCCAGATCTTTGCTCATCATTGTTGGAAATCCACACATTGTCTGCAAG GACCCTTATTGGGAGAAGCTCTTGTGGCATTGTTCTGAAAACAGCTCCTACCAGGGCTGCCCCCCACCCGAAATGCAGAACCATGACTATGGAGAATCCTTTTCTGGCACTGGCTTAAataatgaagaagaagatcCCTGTTCCAAAGTAGAGGCATGGAATTGTAATTTTGAAGCGGAAGCTGTTCCCAAAATTCCAAAGCCTGTTACTGAAGAAGCTGAGGGATCAGATGGTTGGAAGTAA
- the LOC108662131 gene encoding putative defensin-like protein 184 — translation MVKRSTYLFLLVLLVFISDGKSVPKAEAKDCHKVWNCKGENRCWEDCRNRYNGMGLCDLYTAPSVPKQCFCAYKC, via the exons ATGGTGAAACGCTCTACATACCTGTTCTTGCTTGTCCTCCTTGTCTTCATCTCTG ATGGAAAAAGTGTGCCAAAGGCAGAAGCAAAAGACTGCCACAAAGTGTGGAACTGCAAAGGGGAAAATCGTTGCTGGGAAGACTGCCGAAATCGATACAATGGGATGGGACTTTGTGATTTGTACACTGCTCCTTCTGTTCCGAAGCAGTGCTTTTGTGCATATAAGTGTTGA